One Gemmatimonadota bacterium genomic region harbors:
- a CDS encoding enoyl-CoA hydratase/isomerase family protein — protein MTASAFLIDRAGPVLTVTFNRAERLNAFRRVEYHELHRLLGEVGTDRSVRAVVLTGAGRGFCAGEDLKELDDGEETATEEMRANVEVLQDITRRIVDSPAVFIAAVNGVAAGFGAELAVACDLRVGGPEARFLFPEVRRGLFITNGVSLLLPRIVGATWAAQLLLSGQPIDAPTAARIGLLTDVVSADGLRGRASELAAALAANAPTAMRETKRILRSSDRELLERHLHDEVATIMRCLAAGEHVEGARAFVEKRPPRWPA, from the coding sequence GTGACCGCTTCGGCATTCCTCATCGACCGTGCAGGCCCTGTGCTCACGGTGACGTTCAACCGGGCCGAGCGGCTCAACGCCTTTCGGCGGGTCGAGTACCATGAGTTGCACCGCCTGCTGGGCGAAGTGGGGACCGATCGGTCCGTGCGGGCCGTGGTCCTGACGGGCGCCGGGCGCGGGTTCTGTGCGGGCGAGGACTTGAAGGAGCTGGATGACGGGGAGGAGACGGCCACGGAGGAGATGCGGGCGAACGTGGAGGTGTTGCAGGACATCACGCGCCGCATCGTGGACAGCCCGGCGGTGTTCATCGCCGCGGTGAATGGGGTGGCGGCCGGTTTCGGTGCCGAGCTGGCCGTGGCCTGCGACCTGCGCGTTGGGGGGCCGGAGGCGCGGTTCCTCTTTCCCGAGGTGCGTCGCGGGTTGTTCATCACGAATGGGGTATCGCTGCTGCTGCCACGGATCGTTGGCGCCACATGGGCGGCACAGCTCCTGTTGTCCGGCCAGCCGATCGATGCACCGACGGCGGCTCGGATCGGCCTGCTGACGGACGTGGTATCGGCCGACGGGCTGCGAGGGCGCGCGTCAGAGCTCGCCGCGGCGTTGGCGGCGAACGCCCCCACGGCCATGCGGGAAACCAAGCGCATCCTGCGGTCCAGCGATCGGGAGCTGCTCGAGCGTCACCTGCATGACGAGGTCGCGACCATCATGCGGTGCCTCGCCGCCGGCGAACATGTGGAGGGTGCGCGTGCGTTCGTCGAGAAGCGGCCGCCGCGCTGGCCCGCATGA
- a CDS encoding APC family permease — protein MSERRIGTWGAVATLVGYVIGASIFVLPAQLLPALGPGVVVAYVLAALPAVFTCMAGAVIGNVFPVSGATYVAVRDTLGGRAAFVVAWLLLWAAAIGTALVAYGLADYAAFLWPGINARVVALGAVVAFTLVNLTPVSVTVGVQAVMVAGFAVVIATFAVGGLTAGDWSHLQGFGGHGIGGLLGGAVAAYFSYAGLQVLIDIGGEVRDPGRTIPRALALAFGVVLVLYIAFILAVVLLSGAPGTDVEAPALIGRIAEQHFGRWAGQAIVWSALLAAATSINGILFTQARDVQALAVDGRFPRALAVSQAGVPRLAVLTLGGVSLVATAFGASVRDYAILTALCLMVIQGALGMVVLRIPTRAPAAWARSAFRPSSRAMATTGLGLVVVSGLFFVVGAMQSRANLTWFLVLLVAGVVAAGRTPNGGREG, from the coding sequence ATGAGCGAGCGCCGGATCGGCACCTGGGGGGCGGTGGCCACCCTGGTGGGATACGTGATTGGCGCGTCGATCTTCGTCCTGCCGGCGCAGCTGTTGCCGGCGCTTGGTCCCGGCGTCGTGGTCGCCTACGTGCTCGCTGCGCTGCCGGCGGTGTTCACCTGCATGGCCGGTGCGGTGATCGGGAATGTCTTTCCGGTCTCGGGGGCGACCTACGTGGCGGTACGCGATACACTGGGTGGGCGCGCCGCCTTTGTGGTGGCCTGGTTGCTGCTGTGGGCGGCGGCGATCGGGACGGCACTGGTGGCGTATGGCCTGGCGGACTACGCCGCGTTCCTCTGGCCCGGGATCAACGCGCGTGTCGTCGCGCTGGGTGCGGTCGTGGCGTTCACACTGGTGAACCTCACGCCGGTGTCGGTGACCGTCGGGGTACAGGCGGTGATGGTGGCCGGCTTCGCTGTCGTCATTGCCACCTTTGCGGTCGGGGGGCTCACGGCGGGCGATTGGTCGCACCTGCAGGGGTTCGGTGGGCACGGGATCGGCGGCCTGCTGGGGGGCGCCGTGGCGGCCTACTTCAGCTATGCCGGGTTGCAGGTATTGATCGACATTGGCGGTGAGGTGCGCGATCCGGGACGCACCATTCCACGTGCCCTCGCGCTCGCGTTCGGGGTGGTCCTGGTGCTCTACATCGCGTTCATCCTTGCGGTCGTGCTGCTCAGTGGCGCGCCCGGCACGGACGTGGAGGCGCCGGCGCTGATTGGTCGGATCGCCGAGCAGCACTTCGGGCGCTGGGCCGGACAAGCGATCGTGTGGAGCGCCCTGCTCGCGGCGGCGACGTCGATCAACGGGATCTTGTTCACGCAAGCTCGCGACGTGCAGGCGTTGGCGGTGGATGGTCGGTTCCCGCGCGCCCTCGCGGTGAGCCAGGCGGGTGTCCCGCGCCTCGCCGTGCTCACGCTGGGTGGTGTGTCCCTGGTGGCGACGGCGTTCGGTGCCAGTGTCCGCGACTACGCCATCCTGACCGCCTTGTGCCTTATGGTGATCCAGGGGGCACTGGGTATGGTGGTCCTGCGGATCCCGACGCGCGCTCCGGCGGCGTGGGCGCGATCCGCCTTTCGTCCGTCCAGTCGCGCGATGGCGACCACGGGCTTGGGCCTAGTGGTGGTGTCCGGGCTGTTTTTTGTCGTTGGTGCCATGCAGAGTCGGGCCAACCTCACTTGGTTTCTCGTGTTGCTCGTGGCCGGTGTCGTCGCCGCCGGTCGAACCCCCAATGGAGGTCGCGAAGGATGA
- a CDS encoding CocE/NonD family hydrolase gives MIRRVLKGVGVVVLALVAVVVIGVATGRTAGQRTVPAGHVRNTARYLVMRDSVKIAIDLWLPAELQSGARVPTVVNSTRYVRASALGPLARWALRFTRGSDEEPDVAAFNSAGYAVVKVDARGSGASTGSRQIEWSPDEVEDYGEVVDWIVAQAWSNGRVGGYGVSYEGNTAEVLAATGREAVKAVAPLYDDFDPAVNIAYMGGVLNEYFISQWGKLNAMLDRSDSCGLAGMTGFACRMLPLVYGGTKPVDDDRGGRELKAILAARQNYDVLDALQRIPSPRDTFPGTTLTFRDVSPYGMKERIERFNTPMLVRIGWEDGGTMNVALGRFFTLRNPQQLELGPWSHGGGHHVDPFLPDSTPTDPPRDEQFRQMIAFFDRYLKVGGEAATPVHQIRYYTMNDGRWRTTSQWPPDGMRAVRWYLDTASSLGTVAPVGASGTDSYQVDTTASTGAGTTRWDTQLGGGDVVYPDRRDADRKLLTYTSAPLATDIEITGVPVVTLHVASTHTDGGFFGYLEDVAPDGRVTYITEGMLRALHRRESSEAPPYRHFGPYHTYTSRDTMPLVPGEVATLRFELFTTSVRLKAGHRLRLALAGADRPLLGLYPPNAAPTWTVHRSATHASFVEVPMMESRP, from the coding sequence ATGATCCGTCGTGTGCTGAAAGGTGTGGGTGTCGTTGTGCTCGCCCTGGTGGCGGTGGTGGTGATCGGTGTGGCGACGGGGCGTACGGCGGGGCAACGCACCGTGCCCGCCGGCCACGTGCGAAACACGGCTCGGTATCTCGTGATGCGCGACTCGGTGAAGATCGCCATCGACCTATGGCTGCCGGCCGAGCTGCAGTCGGGGGCCCGCGTCCCGACGGTGGTGAACAGCACGCGATATGTGCGCGCCTCGGCGCTTGGGCCCCTCGCGCGGTGGGCGTTGCGTTTCACGCGCGGGAGCGACGAGGAGCCGGACGTTGCGGCGTTCAACAGCGCCGGCTACGCGGTGGTGAAGGTGGATGCGCGAGGCAGCGGAGCGTCCACGGGATCGCGGCAGATCGAGTGGTCGCCCGATGAGGTCGAGGACTACGGTGAGGTCGTCGACTGGATCGTGGCCCAAGCGTGGTCCAATGGACGCGTGGGCGGGTATGGCGTGTCCTATGAGGGGAACACAGCCGAGGTGCTGGCCGCGACCGGGCGCGAGGCGGTGAAGGCAGTCGCCCCACTGTACGACGACTTTGACCCGGCGGTGAACATCGCCTACATGGGCGGAGTCCTCAATGAGTACTTCATCTCACAGTGGGGCAAGCTGAATGCGATGCTCGACCGCAGCGACAGTTGCGGCCTGGCGGGAATGACCGGCTTCGCCTGTCGGATGTTGCCCCTGGTGTATGGCGGGACCAAGCCGGTCGATGACGACCGTGGTGGCCGGGAGCTCAAGGCGATCCTGGCCGCACGACAGAACTACGACGTGCTCGATGCCTTGCAGCGGATCCCCAGCCCGCGCGACACCTTCCCTGGTACGACGCTGACCTTTCGCGACGTCAGCCCCTACGGGATGAAGGAGCGGATCGAGCGGTTCAACACGCCGATGCTGGTGCGCATCGGCTGGGAGGACGGCGGGACGATGAACGTCGCGCTGGGCCGGTTCTTCACCCTCCGGAATCCGCAGCAGCTGGAGCTGGGTCCATGGAGTCATGGCGGTGGGCATCACGTCGACCCCTTCCTGCCGGACAGCACCCCCACCGACCCGCCGCGGGACGAGCAGTTCCGCCAGATGATTGCCTTCTTCGATCGCTACCTGAAGGTGGGTGGTGAGGCGGCGACACCGGTCCACCAGATCCGTTACTACACGATGAACGACGGGCGGTGGCGCACGACCAGCCAATGGCCGCCGGACGGGATGCGCGCCGTCCGCTGGTACCTCGATACGGCATCGTCGTTAGGCACGGTGGCCCCGGTGGGGGCGAGCGGTACGGACAGCTACCAGGTCGACACCACGGCCTCGACCGGCGCTGGCACGACGCGCTGGGACACGCAGTTGGGGGGTGGTGACGTGGTGTACCCGGATCGTCGGGACGCCGACCGTAAGCTGCTGACCTACACGAGTGCGCCGCTGGCCACCGACATCGAGATTACCGGCGTGCCGGTGGTCACCCTGCACGTGGCGTCGACCCACACGGACGGCGGATTCTTCGGCTACCTCGAGGATGTCGCGCCCGACGGGAGGGTCACCTACATCACCGAGGGGATGTTGCGCGCCCTCCACCGCCGCGAGTCGAGCGAGGCACCGCCGTATCGCCACTTCGGACCGTATCACACCTACACGTCGCGTGACACCATGCCGCTGGTGCCGGGCGAGGTCGCGACCCTGCGATTCGAGTTGTTCACGACCTCGGTGCGTCTCAAGGCGGGCCACCGCCTGCGCCTCGCCCTCGCCGGGGCCGATCGCCCACTCCTTGGTTTGTATCCCCCCAATGCGGCGCCGACATGGACGGTTCACCGGTCGGCGACGCATGCCTCCTTTGTGGAAGTCCCGATGATGGAGAGTCGCCCATGA
- a CDS encoding amidohydrolase family protein — translation MTLIPPRLRRTLAILAGAVACSRATTGVTPAAIAQVPTRPNDAVPGARAVDYDVVIRNGRVLDGMGNPWILADVAIRDGRFVKIGRVPERGTREIDARGLYVSPGWIDMMDQSGSVLLRNGNADNKLRMGVTTAIGGEGGFPVPASRISEYWATLERQGISINFGNYYSQTQARVGAMGYVARKPTPEEMAKMKASMDTAMRAGAMGMTTALIYPPSSYTTTDELVEVAKVAAQYGGTYASHIRGEGAEVVQSVRELIEISERAGLQGEIFHLKVAHQPSWGILMDSVRQVVEAARARNVDVAADMYVYTAGGTGVEATIPSWAQEGGTDSLKKRLRDPAIRARLKRELQTGSPGWWNIVEAAGGWDGVVLANPANPNNMKYVGKTMTQIAKEMGKDPADAAWDLVLDGTSRVTAIYHMMSEPDIEKALRFPWTSIGSDAGAAAEPGKDDGVLLHPRAYGNATRVISRYVRDRKAITLEEGIRKQTSWPAARMKLAGRGSIKEGNWADVTIFNLETLDDAATYEKPLMFPQGIEYVLVNGAVTIERGQHTGVRAGRVLYGPGKQ, via the coding sequence ATGACCCTGATCCCGCCGCGGCTTCGCCGCACCCTGGCCATCCTCGCGGGCGCCGTCGCCTGTTCCCGCGCCACCACGGGGGTGACTCCCGCCGCGATCGCCCAGGTGCCCACGCGGCCCAACGATGCCGTGCCGGGCGCCCGTGCGGTCGACTACGACGTGGTGATCCGCAACGGCCGCGTGCTCGATGGGATGGGGAATCCCTGGATCCTCGCGGACGTCGCGATTCGCGATGGCCGGTTCGTGAAGATCGGCCGGGTCCCGGAGCGGGGCACGCGGGAGATCGACGCGCGCGGGCTGTACGTCTCGCCCGGGTGGATCGACATGATGGACCAGTCGGGGAGTGTGTTGCTCCGCAACGGCAACGCGGACAACAAGCTGCGCATGGGGGTGACGACGGCCATCGGCGGCGAAGGGGGCTTTCCCGTCCCGGCGAGCCGCATCAGCGAGTACTGGGCCACGCTCGAGCGGCAGGGGATCTCGATCAACTTCGGGAACTACTACTCGCAGACGCAGGCCCGGGTGGGCGCGATGGGGTATGTCGCGCGCAAGCCGACGCCCGAGGAGATGGCGAAGATGAAGGCGTCGATGGACACGGCCATGCGCGCTGGGGCGATGGGGATGACGACCGCGCTCATCTACCCGCCCAGCTCCTACACAACGACCGATGAGCTGGTCGAGGTCGCGAAGGTCGCGGCGCAGTACGGTGGCACCTACGCCAGCCACATCCGGGGCGAGGGCGCCGAGGTGGTGCAGTCCGTGCGTGAGCTGATCGAGATCTCGGAGCGCGCCGGGTTGCAGGGCGAGATCTTCCACCTGAAAGTGGCGCACCAGCCGTCCTGGGGGATCCTGATGGACAGCGTGCGCCAGGTCGTGGAGGCGGCGCGCGCGCGGAACGTGGACGTGGCCGCCGACATGTATGTCTACACCGCTGGTGGAACCGGCGTTGAAGCGACGATCCCGAGCTGGGCGCAGGAAGGAGGAACGGACTCGCTCAAGAAGCGCCTGCGTGACCCCGCGATCCGGGCTCGTCTCAAGCGGGAACTGCAGACCGGGTCACCCGGGTGGTGGAACATCGTCGAGGCCGCGGGTGGGTGGGACGGCGTGGTGCTGGCCAATCCCGCCAACCCCAACAACATGAAGTATGTGGGGAAGACGATGACGCAGATTGCGAAGGAGATGGGGAAGGACCCGGCGGACGCTGCGTGGGACCTGGTGCTCGATGGGACATCGCGCGTGACGGCGATCTACCACATGATGAGCGAACCCGACATCGAGAAGGCCCTGCGCTTTCCCTGGACGTCGATCGGGAGCGATGCAGGCGCGGCCGCCGAGCCTGGCAAGGACGATGGGGTCCTGCTGCACCCGCGCGCGTACGGGAACGCCACGCGCGTGATTTCTCGTTATGTGCGGGACCGCAAGGCCATCACCCTCGAGGAGGGGATCCGCAAGCAGACGTCATGGCCGGCCGCGCGCATGAAGCTCGCCGGGCGCGGCTCCATCAAGGAAGGGAACTGGGCCGACGTCACGATCTTCAACCTCGAGACGCTCGACGACGCAGCCACCTACGAGAAGCCGCTCATGTTCCCCCAGGGGATTGAGTACGTGCTGGTGAACGGGGCGGTCACGATTGAACGCGGGCAGCACACCGGCGTTCGTGCGGGACGCGTGCTGTACGGGCCGGGGAAGCAGTAG
- a CDS encoding pyridoxal-phosphate dependent enzyme, which yields MSLAAARERLLAMPTVRLGELPTSIDTAWRLRDAIGMGGKLVVKRDDALPFGFGGNKVRKLTLVAAAARAEGCDTLVTCGGVQSNHCRATAAAAAALGMHCHIVANGERPAHPTGNARLVQLLGAEITYVADRTDRNPTMARVAAALQAAGRRPHVIPLGASTPLGALGLALGIGELVYQGIVPDTIVHATSSGGTQAGLIAGCALFEVPTRIVGISADDPVAEIRRVVLEICAGIEALLGLPTGALGAAERFEADAGFFGDGYGIPTGASHEAQALAARTEALFTDHWYTAKALSGLIAYGRAGRFRDGQTTMFWHTGGQVGLLA from the coding sequence ATGTCACTCGCCGCCGCCCGTGAACGCCTCCTCGCCATGCCCACCGTCCGGCTCGGGGAACTCCCGACCTCGATCGACACGGCCTGGCGACTCCGCGACGCCATCGGCATGGGCGGCAAGCTCGTCGTCAAGCGAGACGATGCCCTTCCCTTCGGCTTTGGCGGGAACAAGGTCCGCAAGCTCACCCTCGTCGCAGCCGCCGCGCGCGCCGAAGGGTGCGACACCTTGGTCACCTGCGGGGGCGTCCAGTCCAACCACTGCCGGGCCACGGCCGCAGCCGCTGCCGCACTCGGCATGCACTGCCACATCGTCGCCAACGGGGAGCGCCCCGCGCACCCAACCGGCAATGCCCGCCTCGTCCAGCTCCTTGGCGCGGAGATCACCTACGTCGCGGACCGCACCGACCGCAACCCGACCATGGCCCGCGTGGCCGCTGCGCTCCAGGCCGCCGGACGCCGGCCCCACGTGATCCCCCTCGGCGCCTCGACCCCGCTCGGCGCGCTCGGGCTCGCGTTAGGCATCGGCGAGCTCGTCTATCAGGGAATCGTTCCCGACACGATCGTGCATGCCACGTCCTCAGGCGGCACGCAGGCGGGGCTGATCGCCGGATGCGCGCTGTTCGAGGTGCCCACCCGCATCGTGGGGATCAGTGCCGACGACCCGGTCGCCGAGATTCGTCGTGTCGTCCTGGAGATCTGCGCGGGCATCGAGGCCCTGTTGGGCCTGCCGACCGGCGCGTTAGGCGCGGCCGAGCGTTTCGAGGCCGACGCCGGCTTCTTCGGGGACGGCTATGGCATCCCCACCGGGGCCTCTCACGAAGCGCAGGCGCTCGCCGCGCGCACAGAGGCGCTCTTCACCGACCACTGGTATACGGCGAAGGCGCTCTCCGGGCTCATCGCGTACGGCCGCGCCGGGCGTTTTCGCGACGGCCAGACGACGATGTTCTGGCACACGGGCGGGCAGGTGGGGCTGCTGGCGTGA
- a CDS encoding Nramp family divalent metal transporter, which produces MTDPRPAESRSGLDPWKPASLPAPPMPRGLQWLGVVGPGVIVLGASIGSGEFLLGPAAFVKYGLTMLWVSGCAMVLQTLFNEELMRYTLATGEPVVTGFMRTKPHPTFWAWIYAGLYFLQVGWPAWAGTAAGAFFFLFTKRLSVAADASTVYFIGVGLFLLCVLILLVGRRIERTLEMLNWILVACILGGFLVLALTLVDGSTVQAALAGFVGYSPSKGSFAFIPDGADFFLIGAFAGYSGAGGVINLTLTNWARDRGYGMGGNTGFIPSAVGGEKSELAHTGFRFEDTPEQMQRWRGWWRVVHADQWGVFFAGAILGMILPALLYVTYLAPGTDIRGYGIAAALAQAMSDAGTPWLGGAVALIGAWILFKTQLDILEGIARSITDILWTGSRRIRAWRGGDVRVVYYSVLVSLVVWGIVALRLAQPVFLLQLGANIAGVVFVISSLHLLYLNTHLLPVHCRPPLWRRIALVVFALFYGSFVALWLRGLMTGA; this is translated from the coding sequence GTGACCGATCCTCGCCCCGCCGAGTCGCGCTCCGGCCTTGATCCATGGAAACCTGCCTCGCTGCCGGCGCCGCCGATGCCGCGCGGTCTCCAGTGGTTAGGCGTGGTAGGGCCCGGGGTGATCGTGCTCGGCGCGTCGATCGGGAGTGGCGAGTTTCTGCTGGGGCCCGCGGCTTTCGTGAAGTATGGCCTCACGATGTTGTGGGTCTCGGGGTGCGCGATGGTGCTGCAGACGCTCTTCAACGAGGAACTGATGCGGTACACCCTGGCCACGGGGGAGCCGGTCGTGACCGGGTTCATGCGGACAAAGCCGCATCCCACCTTCTGGGCATGGATCTACGCCGGGCTCTACTTCCTGCAGGTAGGGTGGCCAGCCTGGGCGGGAACGGCCGCCGGCGCGTTCTTCTTCCTGTTCACGAAGCGCTTGTCCGTCGCGGCTGATGCCTCGACCGTTTACTTCATCGGGGTGGGGCTCTTCCTCCTGTGTGTGCTGATCCTGCTGGTGGGGCGACGGATCGAGCGCACGCTGGAGATGCTCAACTGGATCCTGGTCGCCTGCATCCTCGGTGGGTTCCTGGTGTTGGCCCTCACTCTGGTGGATGGCTCGACGGTGCAGGCGGCGCTGGCAGGATTCGTCGGTTACTCCCCGTCGAAGGGGAGCTTCGCCTTCATCCCCGATGGCGCGGACTTCTTCCTGATTGGGGCCTTTGCCGGGTACAGCGGCGCGGGTGGGGTCATCAACCTGACGCTCACCAACTGGGCGCGAGATCGTGGCTACGGGATGGGGGGCAACACGGGGTTCATCCCGTCGGCCGTTGGCGGCGAGAAGTCGGAGCTGGCGCACACCGGCTTTCGCTTTGAGGACACGCCCGAGCAGATGCAGCGCTGGCGGGGGTGGTGGCGCGTGGTGCACGCGGATCAATGGGGAGTGTTTTTTGCCGGGGCGATCCTCGGCATGATCCTGCCCGCTCTCCTGTATGTCACGTATCTCGCCCCGGGGACGGACATCCGCGGGTATGGGATCGCGGCCGCCCTGGCGCAAGCGATGTCGGATGCCGGCACACCGTGGTTGGGTGGAGCGGTCGCCCTGATCGGCGCGTGGATCCTGTTCAAGACGCAGCTAGACATCCTCGAGGGGATCGCGCGATCGATCACGGACATCCTGTGGACCGGGAGTCGTCGGATTCGTGCGTGGCGCGGGGGTGACGTCCGCGTGGTCTACTACTCGGTGCTGGTGTCGCTGGTGGTGTGGGGAATCGTGGCCCTTCGCCTCGCCCAGCCGGTCTTCCTCTTGCAGCTGGGGGCGAACATCGCCGGGGTCGTGTTCGTGATCTCGTCCCTGCACCTCCTGTACCTCAATACCCACCTGCTGCCGGTGCACTGCCGGCCGCCGTTGTGGCGACGGATCGCCCTCGTGGTGTTCGCCCTCTTCTACGGCTCCTTCGTCGCGCTCTGGCTCAGGGGGTTGATGACGGGCGCGTGA
- a CDS encoding SRPBCC domain-containing protein, with the protein MLPPVRSEIRVSWSPAESFQRFTSDIGRWWPTASHSVGGKASTGVTLQPRIGGEIVESIRGGHEAHWGTITDWDPPARLAFTWHPGRAASTGTRVEVRFVPDGTGTRVQLTHSGWEALGALATTARRGYPIGWAYILRLYAGRSRSPLVVLVAALQWLTQPLAARMAAKAGPMVTRPSSTP; encoded by the coding sequence ATGTTGCCCCCAGTTCGGTCAGAGATCCGAGTCTCGTGGTCACCCGCCGAGAGCTTCCAGCGCTTCACGTCGGACATCGGTCGATGGTGGCCGACGGCCTCGCATTCCGTGGGGGGAAAGGCATCGACTGGCGTCACCCTGCAGCCCAGGATCGGCGGCGAGATCGTCGAGTCGATCCGTGGTGGGCACGAGGCTCACTGGGGCACGATCACTGACTGGGATCCGCCGGCGCGCCTGGCGTTCACCTGGCACCCGGGACGCGCTGCCTCCACCGGCACCCGCGTCGAGGTGCGCTTTGTCCCCGACGGCACGGGGACGCGCGTGCAACTCACCCACTCGGGGTGGGAGGCGTTAGGCGCCCTGGCCACCACGGCGCGTCGCGGATACCCGATCGGATGGGCCTACATCCTCCGCCTCTATGCCGGCCGATCGCGCAGCCCGCTGGTCGTGCTCGTCGCGGCGCTCCAATGGCTCACGCAGCCCCTGGCCGCGCGCATGGCGGCGAAGGCGGGACCGATGGTCACGCGCCCGTCATCAACCCCCTGA
- a CDS encoding helix-turn-helix transcriptional regulator has translation MTYVLALQAIGDGTRRELLDLLRREPHAVGELAKALRVSQPAVSQHLRVLEHARLVAVRREGRRRIYSVAPSGLDELRSYLESFWSGVLTAFAADDPNPPTPTPHPQPGRRAPRRRRRSRGA, from the coding sequence ATGACTTATGTATTAGCCCTGCAGGCCATCGGCGACGGCACCCGGCGGGAGTTGCTGGATCTCCTGCGGCGAGAGCCGCATGCAGTCGGCGAGCTGGCGAAGGCGCTCCGGGTGAGCCAGCCCGCCGTCTCCCAGCACCTCAGGGTGCTCGAGCACGCGCGCCTCGTTGCGGTGAGGCGCGAGGGCCGGCGCCGCATCTACAGTGTGGCGCCGAGCGGGCTGGATGAACTGCGGTCCTACCTCGAGTCATTCTGGAGCGGGGTCCTCACGGCCTTTGCGGCCGACGACCCGAACCCTCCCACCCCCACTCCTCACCCTCAACCCGGCCGTCGCGCGCCGCGACGTCGCCGAAGATCCCGAGGTGCCTGA
- a CDS encoding 2'-5' RNA ligase family protein has protein sequence MSDHDRDEIDADDDESWRRPPGVFVIAEVEGALGARIHEIQSRVDPKLARSLPPHITLVGSSGIGPYSAEYSPAELRAHLTPICASTPPLVLPFDHPHRFPQTEIVVLPLRPHGPLRVLHDRLATCGLRSSQARHAFTPHVTLSFYRTLTRDVERELLGLRLEEPLVIGHLRCSLTNEPLPPRTLLELPLTGRDS, from the coding sequence ATGAGCGACCACGACCGCGACGAAATCGACGCCGACGACGATGAATCCTGGCGACGCCCACCGGGGGTCTTTGTGATCGCCGAGGTCGAGGGCGCCCTCGGGGCCCGGATCCACGAGATCCAGTCGCGCGTTGACCCCAAGCTCGCGCGGAGCCTCCCGCCACACATCACCCTCGTCGGCTCGTCCGGTATCGGCCCGTATTCGGCAGAGTACTCGCCGGCGGAGCTGCGCGCGCACCTGACGCCCATCTGCGCATCGACGCCGCCACTCGTCCTGCCCTTCGACCATCCGCATCGCTTTCCGCAGACCGAGATCGTCGTGCTCCCGCTGCGCCCCCATGGGCCGCTCCGGGTCCTGCACGACCGCCTCGCCACCTGCGGACTGCGCAGCAGTCAGGCACGCCATGCCTTCACTCCGCATGTCACACTGAGCTTTTACCGCACGCTCACCCGTGACGTCGAGCGCGAGCTGCTCGGTCTGCGCCTGGAGGAGCCGCTCGTCATCGGCCACCTGCGCTGTTCGCTCACCAACGAGCCCTTGCCGCCGCGCACGCTGCTTGAACTTCCGTTGACCGGCCGTGACTCCTGA